In Streptomyces violaceusniger Tu 4113, one DNA window encodes the following:
- a CDS encoding alpha/beta fold hydrolase, translating into MPKTNNGIHYEERGNGPDAIVLLPGLGCSLKCWSEVAPLLDGYRLVLMDLPGHAGSIHAPADGSSLARIAETVIDACDQLGLERFALVGLSFGGALSVRIALNRPGQVCAVMALMPWNAGGTEAGDPVIEGFYKSFRDVEAITQAIGAISLEPSKTTDVVRTMTSAVTEQFWRSWLGTGGGAYTSMFEELSGIAVPACYVIGGRDTIAPQDKLIADVRAMPGGRLVFLSDAGHLAPYESPELVAREIREFVSRYANTPSPGAGSAPRSSTSARPIR; encoded by the coding sequence ATGCCGAAGACGAACAACGGTATCCACTACGAGGAGCGGGGAAACGGGCCGGACGCGATCGTTCTGCTGCCCGGACTCGGGTGCTCACTCAAGTGCTGGTCCGAGGTGGCACCCCTACTCGACGGCTATCGCCTCGTTCTCATGGACCTGCCGGGCCACGCGGGCTCCATCCATGCGCCTGCCGACGGATCGAGCCTCGCCCGGATCGCCGAAACGGTGATCGATGCTTGTGATCAGCTCGGCCTCGAACGCTTCGCCCTCGTCGGTCTCTCCTTCGGTGGCGCGCTCAGTGTGCGGATCGCTCTGAACCGGCCCGGCCAGGTGTGCGCGGTCATGGCGCTCATGCCGTGGAACGCGGGGGGTACCGAGGCGGGCGATCCAGTCATCGAAGGGTTTTACAAGTCCTTCCGTGACGTCGAAGCCATAACGCAGGCCATTGGGGCCATCTCGCTGGAGCCGAGCAAGACGACCGATGTCGTGCGCACGATGACGAGTGCTGTCACAGAGCAGTTCTGGCGCAGCTGGCTCGGAACCGGTGGCGGTGCTTACACGAGCATGTTCGAGGAGCTGTCCGGGATCGCCGTGCCGGCGTGCTACGTCATCGGCGGCAGAGACACCATCGCCCCACAGGACAAGTTGATCGCCGACGTCCGTGCGATGCCCGGAGGCCGGCTGGTCTTCCTGTCGGACGCGGGACACCTCGCCCCTTACGAGTCTCCCGAGCTCGTCGCCCGGGAGATCCGCGAGTTCGTCAGCCGCTACGCGAACACGCCGTCGCCGGGCGCGGGTTCCGCGCCTAGATCCTCGACCAGCGCACGGCCGATCAGATAG